In the genome of Naumovozyma dairenensis CBS 421 chromosome 7, complete genome, the window TGAACACATGCCGCGTTTGCGAACAAGATGACAAAGAACCAAACTGGGATTGTAGAGATTCAGCCCTTGCGTTGGTTAAAACATTAGTAATGAATGTCATAACGATTTGTGTTGGCTGGAAACATGCAGGAAGACCAAATGGCTCTATGGAAGGTGCTGATACGACCGCTATTGCGAAGCGGGACCTTAGCAATCTTTGTAGTGCTGATTCTGGCGATTTTGTCCAAGATTGTGTTGATGTATGGTTGACGGACTACCTCAACACAAACTATCCAGAACATTGGTCTGTCATTGGAAACTCTTTAGTGAAAAGGGACGAAAACATTGGAGGTATTCATGTAAAGAACCATAATGATAGTATGGTGTaccatttattatttaagcCCAATACAGTCGGAAATGGTGCCGTGGCCATGAAACCACTTTACCGAGAACAATCTGGTAATTTAACTAAACGTGATTATCCTCTATATGCCCCATCTTGTAGCTCTTATCTAGTGGCAGATTACTGTGCGAATCAAAGCAAATGGGGTGGGGTTTATGACAGTGgagaaatggaaaatatgCTGAATGAGATTTATACAAACGATTTTGATGGTACCTGGACAGCAGATTACTATAAATTATACACAAAAGAACAGGATGATAAAACTCAAGATTGGGAACTTTCTTGGAGGACATATGAAGCAAAAGTCGGTAACTCAATATACTGGTCACAGTGTGACACAGGACATTGAAAGTATGACCGCCCACTTTGATAAAGGTTTTAGAATTTACGCTAGAATTTCTGATTTTTGTATAATCTTACATATTGTAagcatttttttttccccTTTATATCATAAGTAAACTATCAGCAATCGTTACAATCATTCTAGAAAGACTCCCTCTTCCCTATAGGCCTTCAAATGATCTATACTGAATGTAACGATGCCATTACAGTCCTTATCTTCGTTTTAAAGCATGCGGCTCTGCATTTTCTTCTCCGACG includes:
- the NDAI0G00100 gene encoding uncharacterized protein, which codes for MPSLQVFFAYASFVQAAFPFYDEIRLGLHAAYWYFEPESPVLTDLAFWGSFAEGSITSVREIMNTCRVCEQDDKEPNWDCRDSALALVKTLVMNVITICVGWKHAGRPNGSMEGADTTAIAKRDLSNLCSADSGDFVQDCVDVWLTDYLNTNYPEHWSVIGNSLVKRDENIGGIHVKNHNDSMVYHLLFKPNTVGNGAVAMKPLYREQSGNLTKRDYPLYAPSCSSYLVADYCANQSKWGGVYDSGEMENMLNEIYTNDFDGTWTADYYKLYTKEQDDKTQDWELSWRTYEAKVGNSIYWSQCDTGH